One window of Maribacter algicola genomic DNA carries:
- a CDS encoding peptidoglycan DD-metalloendopeptidase family protein has protein sequence MNTFEQLLFSCSEGTIPILEHTYPVSSYVPLDLSVENPHLKDLDITNPIVCQTYIDLVLKKEEGLVAYGGYLEQRNLYDDKGSFYSADLQRNIHLGIDYWAPAGTKVLVPLDGKIHSFKNNDVKGDYGPTIIMEHHFDDLIFYTLYGHLSLESLKGLTVGMEFSAGSVLATLGTPDINVNYAPHLHFQIIQDLSDYVGDYPGVCAQEDLDYYKKNCPDPNLLLKI, from the coding sequence ATGAACACTTTCGAGCAATTACTTTTTTCATGTTCCGAAGGGACAATCCCTATTTTGGAACACACCTATCCTGTATCAAGTTATGTTCCACTGGATCTATCCGTTGAGAATCCCCATTTGAAGGATCTTGACATTACCAACCCGATAGTCTGTCAAACCTATATAGATTTGGTTTTAAAGAAAGAAGAGGGTCTTGTTGCCTATGGGGGCTACTTGGAACAAAGAAATTTATACGACGATAAAGGTAGTTTCTACAGTGCTGACCTGCAAAGAAATATACATTTAGGAATCGATTATTGGGCACCTGCCGGAACCAAGGTACTGGTTCCTTTGGATGGAAAAATCCATAGTTTTAAGAACAATGATGTAAAAGGGGATTATGGCCCTACCATAATTATGGAACACCATTTTGATGATTTAATATTTTACACCCTTTACGGTCATTTGAGTCTTGAATCCTTAAAGGGATTAACCGTTGGAATGGAGTTTAGTGCCGGAAGCGTACTGGCGACCTTGGGTACCCCGGATATCAATGTAAATTACGCTCCGCACCTGCATTTTCAGATTATCCAGGATTTGTCAGACTACGTAGGTGATTATCCGGGCGTATGTGCTCAAGAAGACCTTGATTATTACAAGAAGAATTGCCCAGATCCTAATTTGCTATTGAAAATTTGA
- a CDS encoding ABC transporter ATP-binding protein translates to MAKILNVRNLRKTYKSGSNYLTVLDGISFDIEAGETFSIVGPSGSGKTTLLGLCAGLDHVDEGSIELCGVELSHLNEDELALLRNQKVGFIFQDFQLLPTLTAMENVSVPLELQGNPNAQNMAKDLLDKVGLGSRYDHYPSQLSGGEQQRVALARAFSTTPDILFADEPTGNLDEETGEKVIQLLFELNKEMGTTLVIVTHDLDLAQLTQKIIRLKGGKIISNQTKTLA, encoded by the coding sequence ATGGCAAAGATATTAAACGTACGGAATCTAAGGAAAACCTATAAAAGTGGTTCTAATTATTTAACTGTTTTGGATGGTATTTCATTCGACATTGAGGCCGGTGAAACTTTTTCGATTGTTGGCCCTTCGGGAAGTGGTAAAACGACACTTTTAGGATTATGTGCAGGTTTGGACCACGTAGATGAAGGCAGTATTGAACTCTGTGGAGTAGAACTTAGCCACCTGAACGAGGATGAATTGGCGTTGTTACGAAACCAAAAGGTCGGGTTTATTTTTCAGGATTTTCAATTATTGCCTACATTAACAGCCATGGAAAACGTTAGTGTTCCTTTGGAATTGCAAGGTAATCCCAACGCCCAAAATATGGCCAAGGATTTGCTTGACAAAGTAGGTCTTGGGAGCAGGTACGATCATTATCCTTCACAGTTATCAGGTGGGGAACAACAGCGGGTCGCCTTGGCGAGGGCTTTTTCAACAACCCCCGATATTTTATTTGCAGACGAGCCCACGGGTAACCTGGACGAGGAGACCGGTGAAAAGGTCATTCAACTTTTGTTCGAGCTGAACAAGGAAATGGGAACGACCTTGGTTATAGTCACCCATGATTTGGATTTGGCCCAGTTAACCCAAAAAATCATTCGCTTGAAAGGTGGTAAAATTATTTCCAATCAAACTAAAACCCTAGCTTGA
- the msrA gene encoding peptide-methionine (S)-S-oxide reductase MsrA, protein MKNIQLIVLGFAILLATSCQSKTKQHTISENASEKVATPEKIEKLSRQDLSKYETAYFASGCFWCVEAIFESVRGVQEVISGYAGGTEKNPTYEMVGSGQSSHAEAVEVYYDPKVISFVELVQVFFGSHDPTTLNRQGPDRGTQYRSIAFYKNEEEKKIIESYIQALKNQNVYSGAPITTEVTAFTKFYDAEEYHQDYERKHPNNSYIRNVSIPRLNRFKANFGGYLKEEVH, encoded by the coding sequence ATGAAGAACATACAACTAATTGTTTTAGGCTTTGCCATACTCTTAGCTACAAGCTGTCAGTCCAAAACCAAACAGCATACGATTTCCGAAAATGCTTCTGAAAAGGTGGCAACTCCTGAAAAAATTGAAAAATTGAGTCGGCAAGACCTAAGCAAATATGAAACCGCCTATTTTGCCAGTGGCTGCTTTTGGTGTGTGGAAGCCATATTTGAAAGTGTTAGAGGGGTACAGGAAGTAATTTCTGGCTATGCCGGGGGAACGGAAAAAAATCCAACCTATGAAATGGTGGGCAGTGGACAGAGTTCACATGCCGAAGCTGTGGAAGTATATTATGACCCTAAAGTCATATCCTTTGTGGAATTGGTCCAAGTATTTTTTGGGTCCCACGACCCCACCACGTTAAACCGCCAAGGTCCAGACCGGGGAACGCAATATCGTTCCATTGCTTTTTATAAAAATGAGGAAGAAAAAAAGATTATAGAAAGTTATATCCAGGCATTAAAAAATCAAAATGTTTACAGCGGGGCGCCCATTACTACGGAAGTGACCGCCTTTACCAAGTTTTATGATGCGGAGGAATACCATCAGGATTACGAAAGAAAACATCCTAACAATTCCTACATTCGTAACGTTTCCATTCCAAGGTTGAATAGGTTTAAGGCCAATTTTGGGGGTTATTTAAAAGAGGAAGTCCATTAA
- a CDS encoding arylesterase — protein sequence MMHKVLKFSYFLAFLVLFACGEGKKQDNTSGEGKDESTESIQQVESTNEKVILFFGNSLTAAYGLETEQGFPNLIQQRIDSLGLNYTVINSGLSGETTSGGLNRLDWVLNQDVDIFVLELGANDGLRGIPLDKSRENLQKIVDAVQEKNPETIIILAGMQIPPNMGLEYTAEFRGMYSDLAEENDILLIPFLLEGVAGEPELNLEDGIHPTAEGQKIVAENVWDILGPVVLEENETETSQD from the coding sequence ATGATGCACAAAGTATTAAAGTTTAGTTATTTTTTGGCCTTTTTAGTCCTATTTGCCTGCGGCGAAGGTAAAAAACAGGACAATACTTCTGGGGAAGGTAAGGACGAATCCACGGAATCCATTCAGCAAGTGGAAAGCACCAACGAAAAGGTCATCCTTTTTTTTGGGAATAGTCTTACCGCCGCTTATGGATTGGAAACGGAGCAGGGATTCCCCAATTTGATTCAGCAGCGAATCGACTCCTTGGGGTTGAACTATACAGTAATCAACTCCGGACTGAGTGGAGAAACGACCTCTGGAGGCCTCAATAGGTTGGATTGGGTGTTAAACCAAGATGTGGACATCTTTGTATTGGAACTAGGTGCCAACGACGGCCTTCGGGGTATTCCTTTAGATAAATCAAGGGAAAACCTTCAGAAAATTGTCGATGCCGTCCAAGAAAAAAACCCGGAAACCATCATTATTCTTGCCGGTATGCAGATTCCCCCCAATATGGGATTGGAGTATACGGCAGAATTTAGGGGTATGTATTCAGACCTTGCGGAAGAAAACGATATTTTGCTTATTCCCTTTCTATTGGAAGGGGTAGCGGGCGAACCGGAACTAAACCTGGAAGATGGAATACACCCAACGGCGGAAGGCCAAAAAATAGTCGCCGAAAATGTTTGGGATATTCTGGGACCCGTAGTCCTTGAAGAAAACGAAACTGAAACATCCCAGGATTAG
- a CDS encoding aldose epimerase family protein, which yields MKQVTISNEFMTLMVLDYGAIIQKLLVKGKDGNYTNVVVGYNHPSRYRLDENCLGACIGRYAGRISNGSFVLDREKFLLYHEDGVHLHGGKEGFHQKYWNIEEVSYGDDPMVKLSYQSKHLEEGYPGNLTVNVTYKLVNNALQIIHEAITDRSTVVNLTNHSYFKLDDSPFIDAYELQLNCPYLLETDDNLLPTGNIIPVRKTNYDFLLPKEIGVQRLDTPFIKDMGNEKVAELHSAKSGITMSVFTNQPALVVYTPLDFPGICFETQNYPDAPNQPDFPNSVLRPGETYNNITIFKFDLVP from the coding sequence TTGAAACAAGTTACGATATCCAATGAATTTATGACCCTGATGGTCCTGGACTATGGTGCCATCATCCAAAAATTATTGGTAAAGGGAAAGGATGGAAACTACACCAACGTGGTAGTAGGCTATAATCACCCTAGTAGGTACCGCTTGGACGAAAATTGCTTGGGTGCCTGTATTGGAAGGTACGCCGGACGTATTTCCAACGGGAGTTTTGTATTGGACAGGGAAAAATTTCTTTTGTACCATGAGGACGGAGTGCATCTACACGGGGGAAAAGAAGGTTTTCATCAAAAATACTGGAATATTGAGGAAGTGTCCTACGGAGATGACCCTATGGTAAAACTATCCTACCAAAGCAAACATCTGGAGGAAGGGTATCCTGGCAACCTTACAGTGAACGTAACCTATAAATTGGTCAACAACGCCCTTCAAATTATACACGAGGCGATTACCGACCGTAGCACCGTGGTAAATCTGACGAACCATTCCTATTTTAAATTGGACGACAGCCCATTCATTGATGCATATGAACTGCAGCTTAATTGTCCTTACCTACTGGAAACGGATGATAATCTATTGCCTACCGGCAATATCATACCGGTACGAAAAACGAATTATGACTTTCTCTTACCCAAGGAAATAGGAGTTCAAAGGTTGGACACGCCATTCATCAAGGATATGGGGAATGAAAAAGTAGCGGAGTTACATTCGGCCAAATCAGGTATTACCATGTCCGTGTTTACCAATCAGCCCGCATTAGTGGTCTATACACCCTTGGACTTTCCAGGAATTTGTTTTGAAACCCAGAATTACCCGGATGCCCCCAACCAACCGGACTTCCCCAATAGTGTTTTAAGACCCGGTGAAACCTATAACAACATTACCATCTTTAAATTTGATTTAGTACCTTAG
- a CDS encoding Gfo/Idh/MocA family oxidoreductase: MTTRRNFIKKTSAGTAALTLGGLILPSASYGKILGANDKINCAVIGVRSRAKAHVKAIHADANATILYNCDVDDVIIEEHNTWCKENIGYVPKVEKDFRKVLEDKRVDAVFIATPEHWHAPMAILALQAGKHVYVEKPCSHNPHENELLTAAQRKYGKKVQMGNQQRSAITSISAIKDIREGIIGDVYKGEAYYSNNRGSIGKGKVIDVPKTLDWELWQGPALREKYKDNVHPYNWHWFRNWGTGEIHNNGTHEIDICRWALGVDLPNSVTSFGGKYTYDDDWEFVDNQQVTYTFDNDKFITWTGHSRGIMKPERPGRGITIYGSKGSIMLDRNFYQLYDLQGNLLKEEKEGGVSETTNTRGEGQLDVNHVANFFNAIRQDESLHSDIQDASITTMLCHLGNMAQDAGETLKIDTVTGKVLNNEMAMKFWKREYTQGWEPKL, encoded by the coding sequence ATGACAACTAGGAGAAATTTTATAAAGAAAACGAGCGCGGGAACAGCCGCCTTAACGTTAGGAGGATTGATACTACCATCTGCCTCATATGGTAAAATATTAGGGGCCAACGATAAGATAAACTGTGCGGTTATAGGAGTGCGCAGCCGAGCAAAGGCTCATGTTAAGGCCATACATGCAGATGCAAATGCCACCATTCTTTACAATTGTGACGTGGATGATGTTATTATTGAGGAACACAATACTTGGTGTAAAGAAAACATTGGGTATGTACCCAAGGTAGAAAAGGACTTTCGTAAAGTATTGGAGGACAAAAGGGTGGATGCCGTTTTTATTGCCACCCCTGAACACTGGCATGCACCAATGGCGATTTTGGCACTTCAGGCAGGAAAACATGTCTACGTTGAAAAACCCTGTAGCCATAACCCCCACGAAAACGAACTACTTACTGCAGCACAGCGCAAATATGGCAAAAAAGTACAGATGGGGAATCAGCAACGCTCGGCCATCACCTCCATTAGTGCCATTAAAGATATTAGGGAAGGAATTATTGGGGATGTGTATAAAGGCGAAGCCTACTACTCCAACAACCGAGGTAGTATTGGCAAAGGCAAGGTAATAGATGTGCCAAAGACTTTGGATTGGGAATTGTGGCAGGGACCCGCTTTACGGGAAAAGTACAAGGACAATGTCCACCCCTATAACTGGCATTGGTTCCGGAATTGGGGAACGGGAGAAATCCACAATAATGGAACGCATGAAATAGATATCTGTAGGTGGGCACTTGGGGTTGACCTACCCAACAGTGTAACTTCCTTTGGTGGAAAATACACCTACGATGATGATTGGGAATTTGTAGATAACCAACAGGTCACCTATACTTTTGACAACGACAAGTTCATTACATGGACGGGACATAGTAGGGGTATCATGAAACCGGAAAGACCGGGCAGGGGTATTACGATTTATGGAAGTAAGGGCTCCATTATGCTGGACCGTAACTTTTATCAATTGTACGACCTACAAGGAAATTTATTGAAAGAGGAAAAAGAAGGTGGAGTCAGCGAAACGACCAATACCCGCGGGGAAGGCCAATTGGATGTGAACCATGTCGCCAATTTCTTCAACGCCATACGGCAGGACGAAAGTTTACATTCAGATATTCAGGATGCCAGTATTACGACTATGTTATGCCATTTGGGCAATATGGCCCAAGACGCTGGAGAGACCTTAAAAATCGATACGGTAACAGGCAAGGTATTGAACAATGAAATGGCCATGAAATTCTGGAAAAGGGAGTATACGCAGGGCTGGGAACCTAAATTGTAA
- a CDS encoding MG2 domain-containing protein, with amino-acid sequence MKKLRPFLFLACLFMMGLISFDTPVQESVQIKNILGKLLLYSKNERPEKTYLLTDKDFYTNGETIWFKTYLVDGIDHKASNKSKVVHVELVGPDGQVVERRKQFAMGPGAEGEIRLDQELEQGEYTLRAYTKYMLNEDEPILFEKNIHIWMQSMTTSDFPENSQNLGNSKENGEGDASEQASRTIVRFFPEGGQLVYGMATKLGIEVTDGLGNGLAARGSILDGEGNIVTDFNSGEFGLGMVNLKPLPGKTYYARLNGESYNNEFELPKAINEGYLLNVTDRGEYILVQVATNLSDGLQGALLLGHLRGEVFLKQVVNGYGTKEHAVKIYPEQLKEGVAQFTLFTAKGEPVSERLFFVENPDQRASLSMDTDRKSYGTRDRIQIDLALADSEGNSLEGEFSMSVVSDNSLTSEYSRDIRSWLLLDSDVGATVPDAGYFFKDASQDRKQLLDALMLTHGWRRFEWQELLRQKTSKKLRFPPEKGITISGRTVSFHDNEKPRQSVASLTLMGEDLIYEKDSTDIDGRFSFGNFYFQDSLDAILQAESISKKPRSIDFILDSTHPMNLPAARKNSTKISKVVKPDNDYLLNAYKKKVADFKYDPKEVTQLDEVVVTEKKKTRKELINEAYNTMFSSSPFSRRVYRDSIFGGVSLSAMDLLARISGVWVTGTYPFQQIKLPGGPKSMNAGSIPGVMVDGVWSDITYLQGLRAIEVSFMDVNWADTTIFGSQGGAGVISIYTEKGLTFDEIPEKYPGIKDFKIPGFNKVREFYTPNYSLDKKEHEKPDYRSTLFWEPNIMLKKEGDNKLEFFTGDNPGRYLIKMEGLTNDGIPVSHTVEIEVDSSN; translated from the coding sequence ATGAAAAAATTACGTCCTTTTCTCTTTTTGGCCTGTCTCTTTATGATGGGCCTCATTTCTTTCGATACACCCGTACAGGAAAGTGTACAGATCAAGAACATCCTGGGAAAGCTCCTGCTCTACAGCAAGAACGAAAGGCCGGAGAAAACCTATCTGCTGACGGACAAGGACTTCTATACCAACGGGGAGACCATATGGTTCAAAACCTATCTCGTGGACGGCATAGACCACAAGGCAAGCAACAAGAGCAAGGTCGTTCATGTGGAACTGGTAGGCCCGGACGGACAGGTCGTGGAACGAAGGAAACAATTCGCTATGGGCCCGGGGGCCGAGGGCGAAATTAGGTTGGACCAAGAACTCGAACAGGGCGAATATACTCTGAGGGCCTATACAAAATACATGCTCAATGAGGACGAGCCCATACTCTTCGAAAAGAATATCCACATTTGGATGCAGAGCATGACCACATCCGATTTTCCTGAAAATTCCCAAAACTTAGGCAATTCCAAGGAAAACGGCGAAGGTGATGCTTCGGAACAGGCATCCCGTACCATCGTGCGCTTTTTCCCGGAAGGCGGACAGCTCGTTTACGGGATGGCCACCAAACTCGGCATCGAGGTGACCGACGGACTGGGCAACGGTCTAGCTGCTAGGGGCAGTATTCTGGACGGGGAAGGCAACATCGTTACCGACTTCAATAGTGGGGAGTTCGGCCTGGGCATGGTCAACCTTAAACCACTTCCAGGAAAGACTTATTATGCACGGTTGAACGGAGAGTCCTATAACAATGAATTTGAACTGCCAAAGGCCATAAACGAAGGGTATCTGCTCAACGTTACGGACCGAGGGGAATATATCCTGGTACAGGTGGCCACAAACCTATCGGACGGACTGCAGGGAGCACTATTACTGGGCCACCTAAGGGGCGAGGTCTTCCTAAAACAGGTGGTGAACGGTTACGGGACGAAGGAACATGCCGTAAAGATATATCCGGAACAGCTTAAGGAAGGAGTGGCACAGTTCACCTTGTTCACGGCCAAGGGCGAGCCCGTAAGCGAACGGCTCTTCTTCGTGGAAAATCCCGATCAGCGCGCATCGCTTTCCATGGATACGGACAGGAAAAGCTACGGAACAAGAGATCGCATTCAAATCGACCTGGCACTAGCAGATTCCGAAGGAAATTCATTGGAAGGTGAGTTCTCCATGAGCGTGGTTTCCGATAATTCCCTGACCTCCGAATATTCCCGCGATATACGCAGTTGGCTCTTGCTCGACTCCGATGTGGGGGCTACCGTTCCCGATGCCGGTTATTTTTTCAAGGATGCCTCCCAAGATAGAAAACAGCTTTTAGACGCTCTTATGCTCACCCATGGATGGCGACGGTTCGAGTGGCAGGAACTCCTACGACAAAAAACAAGCAAGAAGCTGCGATTCCCACCAGAAAAGGGCATTACCATCAGCGGTAGGACCGTCAGCTTCCACGACAACGAAAAGCCCAGACAGAGCGTGGCATCCCTCACCCTTATGGGAGAGGACCTTATCTATGAAAAGGACTCGACCGACATCGATGGAAGGTTCAGTTTCGGGAACTTCTATTTCCAGGACAGTTTGGACGCCATACTCCAGGCGGAAAGCATCTCCAAAAAACCAAGGTCTATCGACTTTATCCTAGACTCGACCCACCCGATGAATCTGCCAGCCGCTCGAAAAAATTCTACCAAAATTTCAAAAGTTGTCAAACCCGATAACGACTATCTTCTCAATGCTTATAAAAAAAAGGTAGCAGATTTCAAATATGATCCTAAGGAGGTTACCCAACTGGATGAAGTGGTTGTAACCGAAAAGAAAAAAACAAGAAAGGAATTGATTAATGAAGCTTATAATACTATGTTTTCGTCAAGTCCCTTTTCAAGAAGAGTTTATCGTGATTCCATTTTTGGGGGAGTTTCCCTTAGCGCAATGGATTTATTAGCAAGAATATCCGGAGTTTGGGTTACAGGGACATATCCATTTCAACAAATCAAACTCCCAGGTGGTCCCAAATCTATGAACGCGGGATCTATTCCAGGGGTTATGGTTGATGGTGTCTGGTCGGATATTACGTACTTACAAGGTTTAAGGGCTATAGAGGTAAGTTTTATGGATGTAAATTGGGCAGATACCACGATTTTTGGTTCACAAGGAGGGGCTGGTGTTATTTCAATATATACCGAAAAAGGTTTGACGTTTGATGAAATACCCGAAAAGTATCCGGGTATTAAAGATTTTAAAATACCCGGTTTCAACAAGGTAAGGGAATTTTATACCCCTAATTATTCATTAGACAAAAAAGAACATGAAAAGCCCGATTACCGCTCTACCCTGTTTTGGGAGCCCAACATAATGCTAAAAAAGGAAGGGGACAACAAACTAGAATTCTTTACGGGGGATAACCCGGGCAGATACCTGATAAAAATGGAAGGGCTTACGAACGATGGCATTCCCGTAAGTCATACCGTAGAAATTGAAGTGGATTCATCCAATTAA
- a CDS encoding RNA polymerase sigma factor, with protein MFQADILEKCKANDRSAQLKLYRQYCDGMYCVAMRFLKNADDAEDVLQEAFIKAFQKMHQYKGEVTFGAWLKRIVVNKCIDFLKSKNEHTISLDETYMKPVDEDDDWRVDGQIDLNEVKEAIGQLPNKYKYVVMMYLVEGFDHQEISEVLQISETACRTRLLRGKGQLKEFLKIKGYGTGS; from the coding sequence ATGTTTCAAGCTGACATTTTAGAAAAATGTAAGGCCAATGACCGTTCTGCACAGTTAAAATTGTACAGGCAATATTGTGATGGGATGTACTGTGTGGCCATGCGTTTTTTGAAAAATGCGGATGATGCGGAGGATGTGTTGCAGGAAGCGTTCATCAAAGCATTTCAAAAGATGCATCAGTATAAGGGAGAGGTCACTTTTGGGGCTTGGTTGAAGAGGATCGTAGTGAACAAATGCATCGATTTTTTGAAGTCTAAAAACGAACATACTATCTCCTTGGATGAAACGTACATGAAACCGGTAGATGAAGACGATGATTGGAGGGTTGACGGGCAAATTGACTTGAATGAAGTCAAGGAAGCCATAGGGCAGTTGCCCAATAAATACAAATATGTGGTAATGATGTATTTGGTAGAGGGGTTTGACCACCAAGAAATTTCCGAGGTATTGCAGATATCTGAAACCGCATGCAGGACAAGGCTCTTACGTGGTAAAGGCCAGTTAAAGGAATTTTTAAAAATAAAGGGTTATGGCACAGGATCTTAA
- a CDS encoding 3-keto-disaccharide hydrolase — protein MIKHKLSLTALVLGALLILACKQEPVDDTPWVSLFDGQSLNGWTQKGGKANYTVRDNSIVGSTVHNTPNSFLTTDKMYGDFIMELDYKVDPSMNSGIQIRSNSFPHYMDGRVHGYQIEIDPSDRAWSAGIYDEARRGWLNPLTGNPEAQKAFKQNDWNHYRIEAIGDTLKTWINGVPAAHLVDDKTSEGFIALQVHSIGDDQKEGTEIIWKNIKILTDSLSKYSKKTSIDPIITKNALGVDEEKNGWQMLWDGKTTNGWRGARLDEFPDKGWEIEDGVLTVLSSGGEESAAGGDIVTKETYGEFELKVDFKLTEGANSGIKYYVNTDLNKGPGSSIGLEYQILDDQRHPDAKLGNHEGSRTVSSLYDLIKASEDKPINPIGEWNTAHIISKNGHVEHWLNGMKVLEYERGSDEYKKLVSESKYVTWPNFGEAEKGHILLQDHGDRVSFKNIKIKPTTKE, from the coding sequence ATGATAAAACACAAATTAAGCCTTACGGCACTTGTCTTAGGAGCACTTCTAATTTTAGCCTGCAAACAGGAACCAGTTGATGACACTCCATGGGTATCCCTTTTTGATGGTCAATCCCTTAATGGATGGACTCAAAAAGGTGGAAAGGCAAATTACACGGTTCGGGATAACAGTATTGTTGGGAGTACGGTCCACAATACGCCCAATTCATTTTTAACTACGGACAAGATGTACGGGGATTTTATCATGGAGCTGGACTATAAAGTTGACCCTAGCATGAATTCCGGAATTCAAATCAGAAGCAACAGTTTTCCCCATTATATGGACGGAAGGGTGCACGGATATCAAATTGAGATAGATCCTTCGGATAGGGCCTGGAGTGCCGGTATTTATGATGAGGCCAGACGAGGATGGTTAAACCCTTTGACCGGAAATCCGGAAGCTCAAAAGGCTTTTAAACAAAATGATTGGAACCATTATAGAATTGAGGCCATTGGGGATACCCTTAAAACATGGATCAATGGAGTTCCTGCCGCTCACCTCGTTGATGATAAAACCTCTGAAGGTTTTATTGCGCTACAGGTTCACAGTATTGGTGATGACCAAAAGGAAGGTACTGAAATCATTTGGAAAAACATCAAAATCCTTACAGATAGTCTTTCCAAATATTCCAAAAAAACTTCAATCGACCCGATTATTACCAAAAATGCCTTAGGCGTTGACGAGGAAAAAAATGGCTGGCAAATGCTTTGGGACGGCAAGACAACCAACGGCTGGCGGGGTGCCCGTTTGGATGAATTCCCCGATAAGGGCTGGGAAATAGAAGACGGCGTCTTGACCGTACTTTCCTCAGGAGGTGAAGAATCCGCAGCCGGTGGGGATATCGTTACCAAGGAAACCTATGGTGAATTTGAATTAAAGGTAGACTTTAAACTTACCGAAGGAGCTAATAGTGGAATTAAATACTACGTGAACACGGACCTCAATAAAGGCCCTGGTTCCTCCATAGGTTTGGAGTATCAAATATTGGACGATCAAAGGCATCCAGATGCCAAACTGGGCAACCATGAGGGTAGTAGAACGGTTTCCTCACTATATGACCTCATCAAGGCAAGTGAGGATAAACCCATCAATCCAATTGGGGAATGGAATACCGCCCACATTATTTCCAAGAATGGACACGTGGAGCATTGGTTAAACGGTATGAAAGTGTTGGAATATGAACGGGGAAGCGATGAATACAAAAAATTGGTATCCGAAAGTAAGTATGTGACATGGCCCAACTTTGGGGAAGCCGAAAAAGGACATATTCTTCTACAGGACCATGGAGACAGAGTCTCCTTTAAAAATATAAAGATAAAACCAACCACTAAAGAATAG
- a CDS encoding DUF2911 domain-containing protein yields MKLLKRLIVVFLVLFGLFYFVGLPYLRNQTKKHSPEKTSTYVLQGAELEVHYSSPSKKGREIFGQLVPFDKVWRTGANEPTTFTTSEAIKIIDKPLPAGTYSLWTIPNKDSWKVIFNKEVPDWGVSLFGGGTQTTREASEDLIIVEVPSRNVQEPIENFSIDFINEDQLYLSLSWDKTIINVPINR; encoded by the coding sequence ATGAAACTATTGAAAAGACTCATAGTAGTATTTTTGGTACTATTTGGCTTGTTTTACTTTGTGGGCCTTCCCTACTTGAGAAATCAAACCAAGAAACATAGTCCAGAAAAGACCAGTACCTATGTTCTTCAAGGCGCGGAACTCGAAGTCCATTACTCAAGTCCGTCGAAAAAAGGAAGGGAGATTTTTGGGCAACTGGTACCTTTTGACAAAGTGTGGCGAACTGGAGCCAATGAACCCACTACTTTTACAACTTCAGAAGCAATCAAAATAATTGATAAGCCCCTACCTGCAGGAACCTATTCCCTATGGACCATCCCCAATAAAGATAGTTGGAAGGTAATTTTCAATAAGGAAGTTCCGGATTGGGGGGTCAGTTTATTTGGAGGGGGCACCCAAACAACCCGGGAAGCCAGTGAGGACTTGATCATTGTAGAAGTGCCATCAAGGAACGTTCAGGAACCTATTGAAAACTTTTCTATCGATTTTATCAATGAAGACCAACTATACCTAAGCCTATCCTGGGACAAAACTATTATAAACGTCCCCATTAACAGATAA